A region from the Lysobacter sp. BMK333-48F3 genome encodes:
- a CDS encoding thioesterase family protein: MPFRISRVIQFGDCDPGGVVYTPRIAHFVVEAGLAFLSHALAGPAERRIFAMGVLPPARALSIEFLHPMTWDETIEIEVAVEKIGEHSFALSMLARNAEGQATFRGSLSQVAVSPETRRPVALPAELKAALEAGAAE; encoded by the coding sequence ATGCCGTTTCGGATCTCCCGAGTCATCCAGTTCGGCGACTGCGACCCGGGCGGCGTGGTCTACACGCCGCGCATCGCCCATTTCGTGGTCGAGGCGGGGCTGGCCTTCCTGTCGCATGCGCTGGCCGGCCCCGCCGAGCGGCGGATCTTCGCCATGGGCGTCCTGCCGCCCGCGCGGGCGTTGTCGATCGAGTTCCTGCATCCCATGACCTGGGACGAGACCATCGAGATCGAGGTCGCGGTCGAGAAGATCGGCGAGCATTCGTTCGCGTTGTCGATGCTGGCCCGCAACGCCGAGGGCCAGGCCACGTTCCGCGGCTCGCTCAGCCAAGTGGCCGTATCGCCCGAGACCCGACGGCCCGTGGCGCTGCCGGCCGAATTGAAAGCCGCACTCGAAGCAGGGGCCGCCGAATGA